Proteins encoded in a region of the Sphingomonas sp. OV641 genome:
- the dnaK gene encoding molecular chaperone DnaK yields the protein MAKVIGIDLGTTNSCVAVMEGGKPKVIENAEGARTTPSIVAFAKDGERLVGQPAKRQAVTNGDNTIFAVKRLIGRRFDDPITKKDTELVPYHIVRGANGDAWVQAGGKDYSPSQISAFTLQKMKETAESYLGETVTQAVITVPAYFNDAQRQATKDAGQIAGLEVLRIINEPTAAALAYGLEKQDGKTIAVYDLGGGTFDVSILEIGDGVFEVKATNGDTFLGGEDFDNKLVDYLAEGFKKDEGIDLTKDKLALQRLKEAAEKAKIELSSAASTEVNLPFITADQNGPKHLVKTISRADLERLVDDLIKRTIEPMKKALADAGVKASDISEVVLVGGMTRMPKVREAVKNFFGKEPHTGVNPDEVVAMGAAIQAGVLQGDVKDVLLLDVTPLSLGIETLGGVFTRMIDRNTTIPTKKSQTYSTADDNQQAVTIRVFQGEREMAADNKMLGQFDLVGIPPAPRGVPQIEVTFDIDANGIVNVSAKDKGTGKEQQIRIQASGGLSDADIEKMVQEAEQFAEEDKKRKAGAEAKNNAESLIHTTERQLADNGDKVDEALKGEIQAAIDAAKAAVEGGDPEAMNEKSQALAQVAMKLGQAIYEKQQQAEASPNADAGTDAPKEDDVVDAEFSEVDDNQKA from the coding sequence ATGGCAAAAGTTATCGGTATTGATCTTGGCACCACCAACAGCTGCGTCGCAGTGATGGAGGGCGGCAAGCCCAAGGTGATCGAGAATGCGGAAGGCGCGCGCACCACGCCGTCGATCGTCGCCTTCGCCAAGGATGGCGAGCGGCTGGTCGGCCAGCCGGCCAAGCGGCAGGCGGTGACGAACGGCGACAACACCATCTTCGCGGTGAAGCGCCTGATCGGCCGCCGCTTCGACGATCCGATCACCAAGAAGGATACCGAGCTCGTCCCGTATCACATCGTGCGCGGCGCCAATGGCGACGCCTGGGTGCAGGCCGGCGGCAAGGATTACAGCCCGTCGCAGATCAGCGCCTTCACGCTGCAGAAGATGAAGGAAACCGCCGAGAGCTATCTTGGCGAGACGGTCACGCAGGCGGTGATCACCGTGCCGGCGTATTTCAACGACGCGCAGCGCCAGGCGACCAAGGATGCCGGCCAGATCGCGGGCCTTGAAGTGCTGCGTATCATCAACGAGCCGACGGCGGCGGCGCTCGCCTATGGCCTGGAGAAGCAGGACGGCAAGACCATCGCGGTCTATGACCTTGGCGGCGGCACCTTCGACGTTTCGATCCTGGAGATCGGGGACGGCGTGTTCGAGGTGAAGGCCACCAACGGCGATACCTTCCTGGGTGGCGAAGACTTCGACAACAAGCTGGTCGATTACCTGGCAGAGGGCTTCAAGAAGGATGAGGGCATCGACCTCACCAAGGACAAGCTCGCGCTGCAGCGCCTGAAGGAAGCAGCCGAGAAGGCGAAGATCGAGCTGTCGTCGGCCGCCTCGACCGAGGTGAACCTGCCGTTCATCACCGCCGACCAGAATGGCCCGAAGCACCTCGTCAAGACGATCAGCCGCGCCGACCTGGAGCGTCTGGTCGATGACCTGATCAAGCGCACGATCGAGCCGATGAAGAAGGCGCTTGCCGATGCGGGCGTTAAGGCCAGCGACATCAGCGAAGTGGTGCTCGTCGGTGGCATGACGCGCATGCCCAAGGTGCGCGAAGCGGTGAAGAACTTCTTCGGCAAGGAGCCGCACACCGGCGTGAACCCGGACGAAGTCGTGGCGATGGGCGCGGCGATCCAGGCGGGCGTGCTGCAGGGCGACGTCAAGGACGTGCTGCTGCTCGACGTGACGCCGCTGTCGCTGGGCATCGAAACGCTGGGCGGCGTGTTCACCCGCATGATCGATCGCAACACCACGATCCCGACCAAGAAGTCGCAGACCTATTCGACTGCCGATGACAATCAGCAGGCGGTGACGATCCGCGTGTTCCAGGGCGAGCGCGAGATGGCGGCCGACAACAAGATGCTCGGCCAGTTCGATCTCGTCGGCATCCCGCCGGCACCGCGCGGCGTGCCGCAGATCGAGGTGACGTTCGACATCGACGCCAACGGCATCGTGAACGTGTCGGCCAAGGACAAGGGCACCGGCAAGGAGCAGCAGATCCGCATTCAGGCATCGGGCGGTCTGTCGGATGCCGACATCGAGAAGATGGTGCAGGAAGCCGAGCAGTTCGCCGAGGAGGACAAGAAGCGCAAGGCTGGTGCCGAGGCGAAGAACAACGCCGAATCGCTGATCCACACCACCGAGCGCCAGCTTGCCGACAATGGCGACAAGGTGGACGAGGCGCTGAAGGGCGAGATCCAGGCCGCGATCGATGCCGCCAAGGCGGCGGTCGAGGGTGGTGATCCCGAGGCGATGAACGAGAAGAGCCAGGCGCTGGCGCAGGTCGCGATGAAGCTGGGACAGGCGATCTACGAGAAGCAGCAGCAGGCTGAGGCTTCCCCGAACGCCGATGCCGGCACCGATGCGCCGAAGGAAGATGATGTGGTCGACGCCGAGTTCTCGGAAGTTGACGACAATCAGAAGGCGTAA
- a CDS encoding copper chaperone PCu(A)C, which translates to MFRTAAALAIAAAALTGCAPEPQLSISDAWVRLAAVDGRPAAGYFTVNGGPAAATLVSVRTDLALRTELHESMAAAGGGMTMDAIDQVPVPARGEVRFAPGGKHAMLFGVNPQVKPGTSLTLTFTFADSTRIQHKARVIAAGDQAPSVD; encoded by the coding sequence TTGTTCCGCACTGCCGCCGCGCTCGCCATTGCCGCTGCCGCCCTCACTGGATGTGCGCCCGAGCCGCAATTGTCCATCAGCGATGCCTGGGTGCGCCTTGCCGCGGTCGACGGGCGGCCCGCGGCCGGCTATTTCACCGTCAATGGCGGGCCGGCGGCGGCAACGCTGGTCAGCGTCCGGACGGATCTTGCCCTGCGTACCGAGCTTCACGAAAGCATGGCGGCGGCGGGCGGCGGCATGACGATGGACGCGATCGATCAGGTGCCCGTTCCCGCACGCGGTGAGGTGCGGTTCGCGCCCGGCGGCAAACATGCCATGCTGTTCGGCGTGAACCCTCAGGTGAAGCCGGGCACTTCGCTTACCCTCACCTTCACCTTTGCCGATTCGACCCGGATACAGCACAAGGCACGCGTCATCGCCGCGGGGGATCAGGCACCGTCTGTCGACTGA
- a CDS encoding class I SAM-dependent methyltransferase encodes MIKLATWQNRVRRRVEGRSPRQIAALTLKTLRHAARSFSPAAARARRADQAFDRRWGTDTGGTMNLSALNVARDRALLGFGYQASNGVALTEAMAIAAVDPARFAFVDYGSGKGRVVMIAARLGFARAIGVEFAPELHTVALANADRFTAVSGAPIRCDMVLGDAGSFDPPPGPFFAYIYNSFGPVILREVLARLEQRAGAGDPVFALYVNPRHREAFEDNGCWHVLTDRGDWVLYRLAATAG; translated from the coding sequence ATGATCAAGCTTGCGACATGGCAGAACCGGGTGAGACGCCGGGTGGAAGGGCGCAGCCCCCGGCAGATCGCCGCGCTGACCCTCAAGACGCTCCGCCATGCCGCCCGCAGCTTCAGCCCCGCGGCGGCGCGGGCGCGGCGCGCGGATCAGGCGTTCGACCGGCGCTGGGGAACGGACACGGGCGGGACGATGAACCTGTCCGCGCTGAACGTCGCGCGCGATCGTGCGCTGCTCGGCTTCGGCTATCAGGCCAGCAATGGCGTCGCGTTGACGGAGGCGATGGCCATCGCCGCGGTCGACCCGGCGCGCTTCGCTTTCGTCGACTACGGCTCGGGCAAGGGCCGGGTCGTCATGATTGCCGCAAGACTGGGCTTCGCGCGCGCCATTGGCGTTGAGTTCGCGCCCGAGCTTCACACGGTTGCGCTCGCCAACGCGGATCGCTTCACGGCCGTCAGTGGCGCGCCGATCCGCTGCGACATGGTGCTGGGCGACGCCGGCAGCTTCGACCCACCGCCTGGCCCCTTCTTCGCCTATATCTACAACAGCTTCGGCCCGGTGATCCTGCGCGAAGTGCTGGCCAGGCTGGAACAGCGCGCCGGTGCCGGCGATCCCGTGTTCGCGCTTTACGTCAATCCGCGCCACCGCGAGGCGTTCGAAGACAACGGCTGCTGGCACGTCCTGACCGATCGTGGCGATTGGGTGCTCTACCGCCTCGCCGCCACCGCTGGCTGA
- a CDS encoding vgr related protein, translating to MTIRRLTDGEKQLARSIYGDAIDLEQVEVCHHRWWPLQPRHVVMAPRGRIHFHPHGGLYRDDFAAAPLSEQGLFIHEMCHVWQHQRGIFLPLARHPFCRYHYSVVPGWPLKRYGIEQQAEIVRHAFLLRAGARVVGAPDLSTYESILPFSRC from the coding sequence ATGACCATCCGGCGCCTCACCGATGGCGAGAAGCAACTCGCCCGCTCCATCTACGGCGATGCCATCGATCTGGAGCAGGTTGAGGTCTGCCACCACCGATGGTGGCCGCTCCAGCCGCGCCATGTCGTGATGGCGCCGCGCGGTCGCATCCACTTCCACCCCCACGGCGGCCTGTACCGCGACGATTTCGCCGCCGCGCCGCTTAGCGAGCAGGGCCTGTTCATCCACGAGATGTGTCACGTCTGGCAGCACCAGCGCGGCATCTTCCTGCCGCTCGCGCGCCATCCCTTCTGCCGCTACCATTACAGCGTGGTGCCCGGGTGGCCGCTCAAGCGCTATGGCATCGAACAGCAGGCGGAGATCGTCCGCCACGCCTTCCTGCTGCGCGCCGGCGCGCGCGTCGTCGGCGCGCCCGACCTTTCGACCTACGAGAGCATCCTGCCCTTCAGCCGCTGCTGA
- the gorA gene encoding glutathione-disulfide reductase gives MPDFDYDLLTIGAGSGGTRASRVAAAHGARVAVAEEYRVGGTCVIRGCVPKKLLVYGAHFAEDLKDAQRFGWRVPDDCAFDWKCLQENVLAEVDRINKAYTTTLESNGAEIIHQRATIAGPNEVTLADGTTKTAKHILVATGARPHVPEFPGSEHGITSNEVFHLDAIPSRVLIAGAGYIANEFAGIFHQLGAHVIIMNRTKDILRGYDLQIRDRLLQISMMKGLEFRFDATFEKIEKREDGCLEVHMTGHEPVVVDCVMYATGRVPNTDGLGLESAGVEVDAKGAVPVNDDNCSTCPSIHAVGDVTNRIQLTPVAIREGQAFADNLFGKGGASVDYDCVPAACFSHPPIAGVGMTESEARQKLGSVRIYSSDFRPMKNVLAGRDERSLYKMVCDAETDRVVGIHMIGPDCPEIIQAAAVCVKAGLTKAQFDSTVALHPTMAEELVLMK, from the coding sequence ATGCCCGATTTCGATTACGACCTTTTAACCATCGGTGCCGGTTCCGGCGGCACGCGGGCGTCGCGGGTGGCGGCGGCGCATGGTGCGCGCGTGGCGGTGGCGGAGGAATATCGCGTCGGCGGCACCTGTGTGATCCGCGGCTGCGTGCCCAAGAAGCTGCTCGTCTATGGCGCGCATTTCGCGGAGGATCTGAAGGATGCGCAGCGCTTTGGCTGGCGCGTGCCGGACGATTGCGCGTTCGACTGGAAGTGCCTGCAGGAAAATGTGCTGGCGGAGGTCGACCGGATCAACAAGGCGTACACGACGACGCTGGAGTCCAACGGCGCCGAGATCATCCACCAGCGCGCGACGATCGCCGGCCCCAATGAAGTGACCCTGGCGGACGGCACGACCAAGACGGCCAAGCACATCCTGGTCGCCACCGGCGCACGGCCGCATGTTCCGGAGTTCCCCGGCTCCGAACATGGCATCACCTCCAACGAGGTGTTTCACCTGGATGCCATTCCCAGCCGCGTGCTGATCGCGGGCGCCGGCTATATCGCCAACGAGTTCGCGGGCATTTTTCACCAGCTTGGCGCGCACGTCATCATCATGAACCGGACCAAGGACATCCTGCGCGGCTATGACCTGCAGATCCGTGATCGGCTGCTCCAGATCAGCATGATGAAGGGACTGGAATTCCGCTTCGACGCGACCTTCGAGAAGATCGAGAAGCGCGAGGACGGCTGTCTGGAAGTGCACATGACGGGGCACGAACCCGTGGTGGTGGATTGCGTGATGTACGCGACCGGCCGGGTGCCCAACACCGACGGGCTCGGCCTTGAGAGTGCCGGCGTGGAGGTTGACGCCAAGGGTGCGGTGCCGGTGAACGACGACAATTGCTCCACTTGCCCGTCGATCCATGCCGTCGGCGACGTGACCAACCGCATCCAGCTGACGCCGGTGGCGATCCGCGAGGGGCAGGCGTTCGCCGACAACCTGTTTGGCAAGGGCGGCGCATCGGTGGACTATGATTGCGTGCCGGCGGCGTGCTTCAGCCACCCGCCGATCGCCGGCGTCGGCATGACGGAGAGCGAGGCGCGGCAGAAGCTGGGCTCCGTGCGGATCTATTCGTCCGACTTCCGGCCGATGAAGAACGTGCTGGCGGGCCGCGACGAGCGATCGCTGTACAAGATGGTGTGCGATGCCGAGACGGACCGGGTGGTGGGCATCCACATGATCGGGCCGGATTGCCCCGAGATCATCCAGGCGGCGGCGGTATGCGTGAAGGCCGGGCTGACCAAGGCGCAGTTCGATTCAACGGTGGCGCTGCACCCGACCATGGCGGAAGAGCTGGTGCTGATGAAGTGA
- a CDS encoding PIN domain nuclease: MILVDSSVWIDFFRGAPTRQVDELALRIGVGEVLVGDLVRTEVLQGCRHDGEFRQLLRLTGEFAALAIVDDIVAVEAARNFRALRALGITPRKTIDTLIATRCILDRIPLLYSDRDFDPFVQHLGLISALDASGVN; the protein is encoded by the coding sequence TTGATCCTCGTCGACAGCAGCGTCTGGATCGACTTCTTCCGCGGCGCACCGACGCGTCAAGTTGATGAGTTGGCGCTGCGCATCGGGGTTGGCGAAGTGCTCGTCGGCGATCTGGTGCGAACCGAGGTGTTGCAGGGCTGCCGTCACGATGGTGAATTTCGCCAATTGTTGCGGCTGACCGGAGAGTTTGCAGCTCTGGCGATCGTCGATGACATCGTGGCTGTTGAAGCCGCTCGTAATTTTCGCGCGCTCCGCGCGCTCGGCATCACCCCGCGCAAGACGATCGACACGCTGATCGCCACGCGCTGCATTCTTGATCGTATCCCGCTGCTTTACAGTGATCGGGATTTCGATCCTTTCGTCCAGCACCTCGGGCTCATATCTGCGCTCGACGCCAGTGGAGTGAATTGA
- a CDS encoding type II toxin-antitoxin system VapB family antitoxin, with amino-acid sequence MRTNIEIDDELMAEAMKALGTKTKRETVEEALRRYVQIMRQREMLKLRGKLEWSGDLEAMRVD; translated from the coding sequence ATGCGGACCAATATCGAGATCGATGACGAACTGATGGCCGAGGCGATGAAGGCACTCGGGACCAAGACCAAGCGCGAGACCGTCGAAGAGGCGCTGCGTCGATATGTCCAGATCATGCGCCAGCGGGAGATGCTTAAGCTGCGGGGGAAGCTCGAATGGTCAGGTGATCTCGAAGCGATGCGTGTCGATTGA
- the pgi gene encoding glucose-6-phosphate isomerase codes for MTDWSTIEALPQIRLEQLFADDPERLAKLSLDVSGIHFDFSKTHLTRDAVAAFEKLAKEADLAGKRDAMFGGAHVNVTEDRPVEHTAERGEGKAESVQRAAEYHARMRMLIDAIEAEAFGPVRHVLHVGIGGSALGPDLLVDALGRDSERYDVAIVSNVDGVALEDVFDRFDPSATLLVVASKTFTTTETMMNADSAIGWMQENGVEDPYGRVIALTASPEKAIEWGVDETRILPFSEGVGGRYSLWSSIGFPAAIKLGWDQFAELLEGAAEMDRHFRLSALHENAPVLAAFADLYYTQVRGCETRAPFAYDERLRLLPSYLQQLEMESNGKGVTVDGKPVGRPTAPITWGGVGTDAQHAVFQLLHQGTHLVPVEFLAVIEAGDTLAEEHHRQLLLNAFAQGAALMKGRANPDDPARAYTGDRPSSTILLDVLDARTLGALIAFYEHRVFVNGVLLGINSFDQFGVELGKEMAKAAAKGGGDFDPSTTDLIRRAGLE; via the coding sequence ATGACGGATTGGTCGACGATCGAGGCACTTCCGCAGATCCGGCTGGAGCAGCTATTCGCCGACGATCCCGAGCGGCTGGCGAAGCTGTCGCTCGACGTGTCCGGTATCCATTTCGATTTTTCCAAGACGCACCTGACGCGCGACGCCGTTGCCGCGTTCGAGAAGCTGGCGAAGGAAGCGGACCTGGCTGGCAAGCGGGATGCGATGTTCGGCGGGGCGCATGTCAATGTGACCGAGGATCGCCCGGTGGAGCACACCGCCGAGCGGGGCGAAGGCAAGGCCGAAAGCGTGCAGCGCGCGGCGGAATATCATGCCCGTATGCGGATGCTGATCGATGCGATCGAAGCCGAGGCGTTCGGCCCGGTGCGCCACGTGCTGCATGTCGGCATCGGCGGATCGGCGCTTGGCCCCGACCTTCTGGTCGATGCGCTGGGACGGGACAGCGAGCGTTATGACGTGGCGATCGTATCCAATGTGGACGGGGTCGCGCTGGAGGATGTGTTCGACCGTTTCGATCCGTCGGCGACGCTGCTGGTGGTCGCATCCAAGACGTTCACCACCACCGAGACCATGATGAACGCGGACAGCGCGATTGGCTGGATGCAGGAAAATGGCGTCGAGGATCCCTATGGCCGCGTCATCGCGCTGACCGCATCGCCGGAAAAGGCGATCGAATGGGGCGTGGACGAGACGCGCATCCTGCCGTTTTCCGAAGGCGTGGGCGGCCGCTATTCCTTGTGGTCGTCGATCGGCTTTCCGGCTGCGATCAAGCTGGGCTGGGACCAGTTCGCCGAGCTTCTGGAAGGGGCGGCGGAGATGGATCGCCATTTCCGCCTGTCCGCGTTGCACGAGAATGCGCCGGTGCTCGCGGCCTTTGCCGACCTTTATTACACACAGGTGCGCGGATGCGAGACACGCGCGCCCTTCGCCTATGACGAGCGGCTGCGCCTGCTGCCAAGCTATCTCCAGCAGCTCGAGATGGAGTCGAACGGCAAGGGCGTGACGGTGGACGGCAAGCCGGTCGGCCGGCCGACCGCGCCGATCACCTGGGGCGGGGTGGGGACCGATGCGCAACATGCCGTGTTCCAGTTGCTGCATCAGGGTACGCATCTGGTTCCGGTCGAGTTCCTCGCAGTGATCGAGGCTGGTGATACGCTGGCGGAGGAGCATCATCGCCAGTTGCTGCTCAACGCATTTGCGCAAGGTGCGGCGCTGATGAAGGGGCGGGCGAACCCGGACGATCCGGCGCGCGCCTATACCGGCGACCGACCGTCCTCGACCATCCTGCTCGATGTGCTGGACGCACGCACGCTGGGCGCGCTGATCGCCTTTTACGAGCATCGCGTGTTCGTGAACGGGGTTCTGCTGGGGATCAATTCTTTCGACCAGTTCGGCGTGGAGCTGGGCAAGGAAATGGCGAAGGCGGCAGCGAAGGGTGGCGGCGACTTCGACCCCTCCACCACCGACCTGATCCGGCGCGCCGGGCTGGAATAG
- the lepB gene encoding signal peptidase I has translation MAETTPAKPVTSAAKPRSEASDTLRFLLKLALIVWLFRSFVFAPFSIPSESMLPRLLIGDYLFISKWNYGYSRWSMPFGVPPVSGRLFGSVPARGDTVVFRSKGEDDHDVIKRVIGLPGDTIQMRRGQLFLNGQAIAKQRIADFVVPLSPNFDERHCDATFIAPTPQGATCRIPRFRETLPGGRSYEVLDQRYIPDADDTQVFTVPAGHVFLMGDNRDDSADSRFPSAEEALPGQAQGMGFIPLDRVQGKAVIIFWSTDGSASWLLPWTWFTAARWDRIGGGFD, from the coding sequence ATGGCCGAAACCACTCCCGCCAAGCCCGTGACCAGCGCTGCAAAGCCGCGGTCGGAAGCCAGCGACACGCTTCGCTTCCTTCTGAAGCTCGCGCTGATCGTATGGCTGTTCCGCAGCTTTGTCTTTGCGCCCTTCTCGATCCCGTCGGAATCGATGTTGCCGCGCCTCCTGATCGGTGACTACCTCTTCATTTCCAAATGGAACTACGGCTATTCGCGCTGGTCCATGCCGTTCGGCGTGCCGCCGGTTTCCGGGCGCCTGTTCGGCAGCGTGCCCGCCCGCGGCGATACCGTGGTTTTCCGGTCCAAGGGAGAGGACGACCATGACGTGATCAAACGCGTGATCGGCCTGCCGGGCGACACGATCCAGATGCGCCGGGGCCAGTTGTTCCTGAACGGCCAGGCGATCGCGAAACAGCGGATTGCCGATTTCGTGGTGCCACTCTCGCCCAATTTCGATGAGCGCCACTGCGACGCCACGTTCATCGCCCCCACGCCGCAGGGCGCCACCTGCCGCATTCCGCGCTTCCGCGAAACGTTGCCGGGTGGCCGCAGCTATGAGGTGCTGGATCAGCGGTACATTCCCGACGCGGATGACACGCAGGTCTTCACCGTGCCGGCAGGTCACGTGTTCCTGATGGGCGATAATCGCGACGATTCCGCCGACAGCCGCTTCCCCTCTGCCGAAGAGGCGCTGCCGGGCCAGGCGCAGGGCATGGGCTTCATCCCGCTCGATCGTGTGCAGGGCAAGGCCGTGATCATCTTCTGGTCGACGGACGGCTCCGCCAGCTGGCTGCTGCCCTGGACCTGGTTCACCGCCGCCCGCTGGGATCGGATCGGAGGCGGTTTTGACTGA
- the rnc gene encoding ribonuclease III gives MTDLAAWVERTFDHAPQDLPTWERALTHASRGDAHYERLEFLGDRVLGLSMAEWLFDTFPDEPEGALSKRLNALVTGAVCADIARAIGVPAHLRLGKQARDDGASDSDNILGDVIEALLGALYREGGLDPARAAVRRLWADRIHAGSAAPQHPKSALQEWAAANNRKPPVYEVVDRSGPGHAPRFTVKAAIPKLAESEAQGSSKQEAETAAAEALLREVRVAPAKKTRKK, from the coding sequence TTGACTGATCTTGCCGCTTGGGTTGAACGCACCTTTGATCACGCGCCACAGGATCTGCCGACTTGGGAACGCGCGCTCACCCACGCCAGCCGCGGCGACGCGCATTATGAGCGGCTCGAATTCCTGGGCGATCGCGTGCTCGGTCTTTCCATGGCGGAATGGCTGTTCGACACCTTCCCCGATGAGCCGGAAGGCGCCCTGTCCAAACGGCTGAACGCGCTGGTCACGGGCGCCGTCTGCGCAGACATTGCCCGCGCGATCGGCGTCCCTGCGCACCTGCGGCTCGGCAAGCAGGCGCGCGACGATGGCGCGAGCGACAGCGACAATATCCTGGGCGATGTGATCGAGGCGCTGCTCGGCGCGCTTTACCGCGAAGGCGGCCTTGATCCCGCTCGCGCCGCCGTGCGCCGCTTGTGGGCGGATCGCATTCACGCCGGCTCGGCCGCGCCGCAGCATCCCAAGTCCGCGCTGCAGGAATGGGCCGCCGCCAACAATCGCAAGCCGCCCGTCTATGAGGTGGTCGATCGCTCCGGCCCCGGCCATGCCCCGCGCTTCACGGTAAAGGCCGCCATTCCCAAACTCGCCGAAAGCGAGGCGCAGGGCAGCAGCAAGCAGGAGGCCGAAACCGCCGCTGCCGAGGCATTGCTGCGCGAAGTCCGGGTCGCGCCGGCCAAAAAGACGCGCAAGAAATGA
- the era gene encoding GTPase Era: MTRCGLVAVLGAPNAGKSTLVNALVGQKVAIVSPKAQTTRTRLLGVAMEGDAQLLLVDTPGIFDPKRRLDRAMVAAAWGGTEGADVLAFVVDAKGGLGPKVTDIAEQIAARPEPKLLILNKVDVADKPKLLVHAEKLNALVPFTATYFVSASTGDGLPELKRAIAAAMPEGPWHFPEDQVSDASERMLAAEVTREQLYLQLHAELPYAATVETEKFVDRADGAAEIHQQILVERPTQRAIVLGKGGTRIKEIGARARAELAVLLDRPVHLYLHVKVKPGWDEDRGVYRDIGLDWVD, translated from the coding sequence ATGACCCGCTGCGGCCTCGTCGCCGTTCTCGGCGCGCCCAACGCCGGAAAGTCCACGCTCGTCAACGCGCTGGTCGGCCAGAAGGTCGCCATCGTCAGCCCCAAGGCACAAACCACCCGCACGCGCCTGCTCGGCGTCGCGATGGAGGGCGATGCGCAACTCCTGCTCGTCGACACACCCGGCATCTTCGACCCCAAACGCCGCCTCGATCGCGCCATGGTCGCCGCTGCCTGGGGCGGGACCGAGGGCGCCGATGTGCTGGCGTTCGTGGTGGATGCCAAGGGTGGTCTAGGCCCCAAGGTCACTGACATCGCGGAGCAGATCGCGGCTCGGCCGGAGCCCAAGCTACTTATCCTGAACAAGGTCGATGTCGCTGATAAACCGAAGCTTTTGGTTCACGCGGAAAAGCTGAATGCGCTCGTCCCGTTTACGGCGACCTATTTCGTCAGCGCCTCGACGGGCGACGGACTTCCTGAACTGAAGCGTGCGATCGCTGCGGCGATGCCCGAGGGGCCGTGGCATTTTCCCGAAGACCAGGTTTCCGACGCAAGCGAACGGATGCTCGCCGCCGAAGTCACCCGGGAGCAGCTATACCTGCAGCTGCACGCCGAGCTTCCCTATGCCGCGACCGTCGAGACCGAAAAGTTCGTCGATCGCGCGGACGGTGCCGCGGAAATTCACCAGCAGATCCTCGTCGAGCGGCCTACCCAAAGGGCCATCGTGCTCGGCAAGGGTGGCACGCGGATCAAGGAAATCGGTGCCCGCGCCCGCGCCGAACTGGCCGTTCTGCTTGATCGCCCGGTGCACCTGTATCTTCACGTCAAGGTGAAGCCGGGCTGGGACGAGGACCGCGGGGTTTATCGGGATATCGGGCTCGACTGGGTGGACTGA
- a CDS encoding NAD-dependent deacylase, with amino-acid sequence MSKHSNIVILTGAGISAESGVPTFRTKGGETYWEVYEDDLVPKYHRVEDVCTPEALAADPVLVHRFYDMRRAALAAVQPNAAHQALARLDRSWSGDLLIVTQNVDDLHERAGARRLLHMHGELNSALCAACEARAPWPDPMPPGQPCAMCKQPALRPDIVFFGEVPYGMERIEEALAGCDLFVSIGTSGAVYPAAGFVQLARRFGAETLELNLDRSAGSGWFAQSRLGPATELVPAWVDETLAD; translated from the coding sequence ATGAGCAAGCACTCGAACATCGTCATCCTCACCGGCGCAGGTATCTCCGCTGAGTCAGGCGTGCCGACCTTCCGCACCAAGGGCGGCGAAACCTATTGGGAGGTTTACGAAGACGACCTTGTTCCGAAATACCACCGGGTCGAGGACGTGTGTACGCCGGAGGCGCTCGCGGCCGATCCGGTGCTCGTCCATCGCTTTTACGACATGCGGCGCGCGGCCTTGGCGGCGGTTCAGCCCAATGCCGCGCATCAGGCGCTGGCCCGGCTTGACCGCAGCTGGAGCGGCGACCTGCTGATTGTGACCCAGAACGTCGATGATCTGCACGAACGCGCAGGCGCGCGCCGGCTGCTACATATGCATGGCGAATTGAACTCTGCCCTGTGCGCGGCGTGCGAGGCGCGGGCGCCGTGGCCCGATCCGATGCCCCCGGGTCAGCCTTGCGCCATGTGCAAGCAACCTGCGCTGCGTCCAGACATCGTGTTCTTCGGCGAGGTTCCCTATGGCATGGAGCGGATCGAGGAAGCGCTGGCCGGATGCGACCTGTTCGTTTCGATCGGGACGTCTGGGGCAGTCTATCCGGCGGCGGGTTTCGTGCAACTCGCGCGCCGTTTCGGAGCGGAGACGCTGGAGCTCAACCTTGACCGGTCCGCCGGCAGCGGCTGGTTTGCGCAGAGCCGGCTAGGTCCCGCGACCGAGCTCGTGCCGGCATGGGTGGACGAGACTTTGGCGGACTAA